In one window of Denticeps clupeoides chromosome 2, fDenClu1.1, whole genome shotgun sequence DNA:
- the cavin4b gene encoding caveolae-associated protein 4b, which translates to MAEKLEFSEGESGALNILSLLERVAGIIDNVQVCQQRMEERQLELENTVKTIQTDVLKLTKDHTATNSTVEKLLEKTRKVSCHIKDVRVRVEKQNSRVKKVEETQGELLTKNKFRVVIYQGDNEVPSVPAPKPASNVPKAGDAPEETCEPQVDSDEEYMVVEEADSSTAARLKKTGLKRIESLKATFSRENMTKTRESLGTKVNKLGERIVTAERREKIRQSGERLKQSGERLKETITKNVPAKLNLKKERTVAEGQEGAEGATEGTAPVPPPKGRKTATDVTYTEVAKEEGAEGKGEETEVPIYDMKQLS; encoded by the exons ATGGCAGAAAAACTTGAATTTTCAGAAGGGGAGTCCGGGGCTCTTAACATTCTGTCCCTGCTGGAGCGGGTAGCGGGCATCATTGACAACGTCCAAGTGTGCCAGCAGCGGATGGAGGAGCGacagctggagctggagaacaCTGTGAAGACCATCCAAACAGATGTGCTAAAGCTGACCAAGGACCACACCGCCACCAACAGTACCgtggagaagctgctggagaagacCCGCAAGGTCAGCTGCCATATTAAGGACGTGCGGGTACGTGTGGAGAAGCAGAACAGCCGCGTCAAAAAAGTGGAGGAGACCCAAGGAGAGCTGCTCACTAAGAACAAGTTCAGGGTTGTCATCTACCAG GGAGATAACGAGGTCCCATCGGTGCCAGCCCCAAAGCCTGCATCGAACGTACCCAAGGCTGGTGATGCCCCTGAGGAGACTTGTGAGCCCCAAGTGGACTCTGATGAGGAGTACATGGTGGTAGAGGAGGCTGACTCTTCCACAGCTGCTCGGCTTAAGAAGACTGGCCTGAAGCGTATTGAAAGCCTCAAGGCCACCTTCTCCCGCGAGAACATGACAAAGACCCGGGAAAGCCTCGGCACAAAGGTCAACAAACTCGGCGAGCGCATTGTGACGGCCGAGCGGCGTGAGAAGATCCGTCAGTCGGGCGAACGGCTTAAGCAGTCGGGCGAGCGCCTCAAGGAGACCATCACAAAGAATGTCCCTGCCAAGCTCAacctaaagaaagaaaggactGTGGCAGAGGGTCAGGAGGGGGCTGAGGGGGCCACGGAGGGCACTGCGCCCGTTCCCCCACCCAAGGGGCGTAAAACCGCCACTGATGTTACATACACAGAGGTGGCCAAAGAGGAAGGAGCAGAGGGCAAGGGAGAGGAAACAGAGGTGCCAATATATGACATGAAGCAGCTGTCCTAA